A segment of the Pseudoliparis swirei isolate HS2019 ecotype Mariana Trench chromosome 4, NWPU_hadal_v1, whole genome shotgun sequence genome:
GTACTTCACTGACACTTCTGCTTGAGTTCCAGAGTCCTTTCCCTTTTGTGCGTCTGTGGGTTTGGCAACTTGCGTCCCATTGTTTGTCAGATGTGTAATGGAGATGAGGAGATCTGTCTGCTTGCTTTGAGGCAGCAGTGAGATGTAAACAAAcaccagagagacacaaaagggaagaaacattcCTGCAGCATCTGGCTAAAGGATGGTTTCGCCCGGGCGGGTTTGCAAACAGAATCCTCCCCCTCCCGTTGAAAAGGAGAATcacagggtgggagggtcagtaTCAGGACTCCCCACAGAGGGACACCAATGTGTTTATGCTCCGGTGTTTATTTTCTCTGTGTGGTCTGagctgttatttattttgtgtcagGCTGAGGGAGTGTCCTTATCCAGCCCCTCCAGCCCTGTGCTAACTGTAAAACAATCCCAGGATGATGGATGAGTGCTTTGCATTGGCTCCGTATCTGATCCTATAGCCACTAAACCCAAAATAGATCACACGGCAGCGTGAATGGCCACACTCGCACCCATAAGCCCCTTTCACACAGCCTGTTTAAGCCAGACTGTTACGCTCTTATTCCGCCTCACCGTTCTGTATGAAAGGTGGAATGATGGGACCGAGTTGTTCCGCTATCGAGTCGGCAGTCAATATGTCCTGTGAAAGGGAACGCCAGcgcagtgtgatggctgtggcGTTCAGCGAGTTAGGGAGGAAGCTAGGAGCAGAAGCTCCTCAGCACAGTTCACCCACCATTGCTGTTTAGGATGAAAGTTGTTGCCGACCCTTCTGTTGTTTGTCACGCTAGATGTCGTGTGATAAACGTATTGCTTCTTTTGCTCCAGTGATGCCAGCGTGCTATCTGAAGTCCAACACTGTTCAGTATGAAAAAGTAAAGACAGTCTTAATGGCAGATCTTCTTCACGGCAGTATTacataatatatttgtgaaagGAGCTAGTGTCTTTTTTGTTATACTTCCATACACATACTTTAGTCTCCTCCCGGTATTTTCTCTTTTACATTCACAGTAATAGTCACCATATCAGTTTGCTGTTGTTTCTGGCAGCGTTATTCACGAGCGACTCTTTTTCCTACTAGTCATCAAGTCAAAGGCTGGAGTTGGCCAATGTTTTTCTGCATGTTTCCTCGACCCTCTTGACCTGGTTGTTCTGTGTTTCGGCATGGGTGACGTATGCGTGGTGCTCTCACTTGCAAAGCCCAGGGTTTCCGAGGATACACctgcttttttttaacaacaatcGGGTAACTTCCTGCAATACAGGAAATGgactcctcccgtctcccctcctTCTTTGTGATCCAGCTGAGTAAATCTTAAAGGAGCCAAGGCCACTTTCAAAGAACTTTCAAATACATTTGACTTTCAGCCGACTGGAAGGCGAGCCTGTTGGTTGTTACTGCCCGACCAAAGACGTTGGGCTTCCTCCCCGTCTTGCTCCACTTGGTGGAAAATTGCGGATCCTCCAATTGTTCTAGTTGTGTAAATGAGTCAGCAGACGGTCTCTACAAAGTATCCACAATACGGATATAGATGCCGGTGCATGAAGCCTTTGTGTCAGGAGATGTTGAtgcaagtgtgtttgtgtgtaccaaTAGGTGGTTGTTGATACTGCTCAGATTGAGAACAAGGAGGCCTACGCTCCCCAGATCACCCTTGAGGGTTCCAAAGTGGTGGTGCAGGTTCCCTCTACATGGTAAGTTCATCAAAACACTGAGAAACTTCTTTGTATTGACTTTTCTTTCCAAATAATCACAGTTGATTCTTCATGACAAATATGAAAAGTATGAACACACATTGCATTGTTATGCAGGTGCAGTTACGTCACCAGCTAGTCGAATGTAGCATAGTGACCGGACAAGTTACATTATGTAAAACATGTGCATGCAGACCgatgggaggtgagggagacTGCCAGGATCTAACGTTCTCAACTCGTCGTAGCGGAATGGAGAATATGGTTATTATACTAATATAGTTTACTAATATATACTAAGTACGCAAAGCGGTTTAGCAACTTTTCTAATTGTGTCAACACATTGTCATGAAGCCAAGGTCACGTCTTGAAACGGAAATGTTTCCCGTGTCGCCGGAGCGTTGTGCCGTATGCTCTGTGTTGAATTTTTACAGCGAGACTGTCCTACAGCTGCAACGGGAGGGTAAACTTCCTGGTTCAGTGAGCCTCGATGAATGCACTAAACCAGTCTGTAAGCTGAAGAGTTGCCTGTTGAGTTAGTTTGGCTCGTCTTTTCTTGTTTATGAATGTCTAGTGTTAATATGTTTAGCAAATGCACCTGGGCTTTTGCATGCAAGACATGGCGTGGATTTTCAGTTCCTGTCTCgtcatgtggtgtgtgtgtgtgtgttcaggtgcctGAAGGAGGACCCAGCCACGATGTCCTTGCTCCAGCGGAGCTTGGATCCAGAGAAGACACTCGGTCTTGTCGACGTGCTGTACACTGCAGTGTTTGACATCAACAGGTGGAAGGAGAGAAAGTGAGTGAATGTTAGATACTGTAAATCTTAATAACTCCTTAATTTATAAACAAGTAGCTGTACCATGTTGTTGTCTGTACAGGTAAAGTGTTAAATCCACCTAAATATTAACAGTTAGTAAAAATGATATTGTATATTGAGATTTGAGGGGATTTCACACTTAACCTTTCTGGATTGGTTTAAGAGCCCTGGTTCCCAGTTATGTTTCAGATTACTGTCGTGCTTTCAATACTAAATAAGGAAGTGCTTGTTTTTCTCTTCCCTCCAAAAGAGACCAAGCATTGCCCACAATTCAAATGCAGCTGCAGCGGGAGATCCCGGATTATGGCGGCCAGGCAGACCTGCCTCCATGCACCGGCTCCAAGACCTCCAGCGGATTGCCCAAAACAATATCCAAGCTGACTTCCAAATTTACGAAGAAGGTGTCGTCCAGCTCTAATAGTGGGGGCAGTTACTCCATCCCCAGCACCCCGTCACGCAGCATGCTGACAACCAGTAGCTCTGAGAATAAGACCAAGAGCCTGGGCCACAGTGATGGGCGGCTACAGAGCATCCTGCAGATGAGCAGCCTGTCCTGCACCCTTGACTCCTCCCAGCAAAGCCAGCTGGCCAACGGTTTAGTGTCCGATGACCAGGGGATGAACCTGCCGACTGACCAAGAGATGCAGGATGTCATCGACTTTCTCTCAGGATTCAACATGGGAAAATCCCAGCAGGCTTCGCCGCTGGTCAAAAGGAGGAACTCTGTGGCGTCTGCAAACCCCGCTGAGCTGAAGCCGCCGAGTGGACCGCCGCCGACTTCCCAGTCTATTTCTCACAGTACCATCCAGCCTCAAGGTCAGACCCTGCCTCAGCCCCAGCCTCCACCCTCAGTGCAGAAACAGCAACCACAACCACAGCCACCTCCTCCACATCAACAGcagccccctcccccacctcaaCAGACCTCCCCCCAGGCTCTGCAGTACTACCAGCACCTCTTGCAGCCCAtcagtcagcagcagcagcagcagccaccaCCTCCTCAGCAGACCCCACCCCAGGTCTTGTCACAGCAAAGAGTGGCAAGCAAGTGGCTTGTCACCTCTGGGCAGCAGCCTCCACCGCAAGGCCCCCCAGCCGGGCTGTCCCCCCTGGGTCCAATCGGGCAGTGGGCCTCTCCTGGACTGCCCGATATGAGCTCAGATCTGTACAGTCTTGGCCTGGTCAGCACCTACATGGACAGTGTCATGTCAGAGATGCTCGGTCAGAAGCCACAGGGGCCCCGCAACAACACTTGGCCCAACAGGGACCAAAGTGAAGGAGTGTTTGGAGTCCTGGGAGACACTCTGCCCTTTGACCCAGCAGGTGAGAGCCAACTCCCTTTTTTATATGTCCACAAGGTGGACTTCTTCCAGACTAAAACAAAGAGTATTTAGTTGTGTTTATTTCAACTGTGGCatcaagaaatacaaaataaatcactAAACATAACTCTTGCGTGTAGGAGGAAAAAATCCTCTAAAGAATGGTTGAAATCAATATGTTGCTCTTCaaattttgtttgtatttttcagATAAAGGTGCTGTAAATGTAATCGGTCTGTATTTGTTGCAAAATAGAAATTCTGTAACGGTTACTAGCACTATTGGATCAGGTTGCAGCCATCTTTCTGTTGTTCTCGATCTTGCATACTTCTTATGTCAGCGGTGTGAGGCGAGGAAGTCCTGGAGTTCTACTGACAAAATGTCTTCAtgattaacaaaaacaaaaaaaacaaaaatcataaACAGTATagcaaagcttttttttttttatgttttaaaagtCTGTGTTTAATGCATAAGGGTTAGGGTTCTCACAGCTTCAAAACAGGATTGGGTGTCCTGAAGTACCCAAAGTGTCCGTACTATCCAGTTGAAACCATTAAGATATATGCAGTGGGTTTATAGCTAAAGTTCGATATACATATAAATTCAAGTCTCTATTGCCCTGTAAATAACATTTGTTTGCAGGCATTTGTCGATAATAATATACAGGGATTACAATACAGAGAATATCATACACAAAAGGCAGCATCGTTATATTAAAGGAAAGAAGTGTTATGGCGAGATACTTAAAGTTCCCGCTTATTCATGTCTCCAGCTAAAGCACCTTGAAGTGCAGCAAGTTATGAAGAAATAGTCAGGATGTCCACAAGTTTGTCACGTCCGTACcattaataaataatgtttcTTTATTTAGCTTCATTCAGTACGTTAACTGTGGCAGATATCTTGTAAAAACTATGAAATGTGAAGAGAAATAATGTATttcattctatatatatatgtatatatagaacattaaataaaaaaaagtatactagtaccATTCAAGCAGATTTCAGGCTCCTGATCTGAGTAACATAATCAATGTTGGTCAGATAATGTGAACAGCTGTTTTCACTACAATTTGGCTATTAATGCTGAATTTCACCTGCGTCAGTTGCTATTTTTACACAGCAGCAGACTCTTTTGATTGCCGTCGAGGCCGATTGTGCAGAGTTGACTTGCGTCTATTGTGATTTTTCTGCTCCGGTAGACGGTCTGCTAAACGGAATCGGCTCCGTAAACGAAAGAGAAAAGCTGAGGGTGTCAGAAACTCAGAGTTGTGTTTATCCTTTCCATATGCAGTTGGCTCTGACCCAGAGTTTGCACGTTACGTTGCCGGCGTCAGCCAGGCCATGCAGCAGAAACGGCAGGTGCAGCACATCCGTCGCCCCAGCAACACGCGCAGCAACTGGCCAATGCCTGAAGAGCAACACAGGACCTGGTCCCACCCAGAGTACTACAGTGAGGGGTACGTATCTGTAACCACGATTCCCCTCATCACTGATTCAATGCTGCACAGCACAAAATATACAAAGGGTCTGGTTTTAAATTTGGATATAAAGATTTATTAGTCAAGCTGACGGGGAAGGTCATGACACAAAGACAGTGAAAATGTTTAACCGGACAGCCGACAAGGTTTGGGAACTTCTGTCGGTAAGGGCAGACACTGAAATCGTTAAACGGATTCATTGAACGGCAAGATCATTGGTTGTTGACGACCAGAATACTTCGGCTACATGACCGCAGCAGCATATTCTAAAGgtgttaatttaaaatgtttgcttAGGCACTTTAATGCAGTCCATGACATGGGACCAAAGGATCCTGTAGAACCTGTTGATATACATCAAATACCACTGAATCAACATTTAATGTAACCAAGCTGAGATGTTCAAAAACTGAATCTAAATCTGTGATGCCTTCAATACCACATTGCTGAGTTTAAAGGTAACCGGGCTAACGCCTCGTCCGGTTGTGTCCTCAGGGAGGCCGTAAACAGCAGCTGGTCAGCCAATCAGGGGGACTCGGCCAGCTCTAGCGATGAGACGTCTTCAGCCAATGGTGACAGTCTGTTCTCCATGTTTTCTGGTCCGGATCTTGTAGCGGCGGTTAAACAAAGAAGGTAAGTCCCGCACGCATATCCTGGTTTAGATTTGTCTCATCACTTTTGTTCAGCCAGCTTTCCACAACATCCAAACTGCACTGATGAGTATCAAACAATGTGATTCACTGAATGTCCAGTGGTTGATATTTCACACTCGAACACAGAACTACTGTAAAAACACTTGTTAACAGTACATAGAATATGATGATAGCTGTACAGTATGCGAGTGCTAATAAGGTTCAATGTTCTCTGTTCTTAGAAAACACAGCTGTGGTGAGCCGGAGGTGTGCACCCTGCCCTCACCACAACTCCATCACATCACCGATGATAACCAGGTAAAGTATGAGCTCCAAGTAATGAGAGCACTGCGTGAAGGACTAGTGTTGTCACTTTACGAACTACTCGTGAGAAAGCACcatttgaaatatatttgttttgtttggactAACTTTGATTGATAAGGCCTTGCTGTGACTTTTTGACTAATTGGCCTTTTCGACTTTGCTGATTGCCGTTTACTGTGTCCAACAGGACAGCAAGACTAAAACCTGGCCTCCCAAAGCGCCATGGCAACACTCCACCCACCACAACACCATGCCCAATCCCAGCTCTTCCTTGTACCAGATGAACATCCCCCCTTCCTCCCAGTGGAGCGACTCCATGCAGATGCTGCAGTCTCCTGTGTGGTCCACTGCCACCGACTGCTCCCCCTCCACCGGAAtctcctctggtttccccttcacccaacagcaacaacaacaacagcagcaacaacaacacaaacccaTGACCAAGGGCTTTAAATCTTTTCCCCTCAAACACGAGCACAGGCCCTCTTACCTTCACCAGTACTGATCACATGTCTTGGGAGTCTGCGGTGCAGGGCCACCGAGGGCCGACAGCTCTGTCAGACCAGCTGCAGCCATTACAGTCCACACCCACTGAATTGGAAGATTTCAAAGCCTTAGAGGCAAAGTTAAGTATACACACTGGCTCAACATTTTTGTATCTATATTTTTCCATGTCAAACATCCCCATTTGAAACGGAGACGTATTTTGAAGTTTTTTGAACTGCCATGTTTTAACTACAAGTGCATGGCAGCAGTCGGTCTCTTGGTCGTTCCTCGGCCTGTCGAGGCCGACGCCTCCTCAGACGAGAGCTGGAGACGTGCACGGCCGTCACCCACTTGCTTCTGCagctgaacgtgtgtgtgtgtgtgtctgagtggatTACAAGGGTGCAGGGGCTTGAAATGCTCTCATTTTGCCCATAATAAATATACTGTGTCTACATAGCTGTAACTGCCAAATCTCACCCAAGATGATTCAGAATACAGCTACCATCTACTGTTTCATAGCTTGTAAAATACAGAagttgaaatataaatatttagttatttttatcaAGAGGCTTTGAGCAGGCTCAGCATAAATATAGTAAGTCACTGCAGAGGTGTCATTTGAGAGAAATACACTACTTTTTCAACAACTGACCAGAGTTAAGAATCATAGCAGTAGCTATTTGCCATGTTGGTATCGATAGCACTTGCAGAATATTCCCAACCAAAGCATTGTTCAGAAGATGAATGGTGCTGAAGAGAAGAGGCAATCTGAGATTATTGATGAGCGGTGAAGTTACACACCCTATTGAATGAAAGCATTGGGGAACATATTCACTTCCAGAAGCGCAATCATTTCCTCCTCTGATTGGCAGTTGTTTGCTCCAGATTGACACTAACTCCCGTAGTCCTAACCTTTCTTCTgtttaataatacaatatttttcTTGTACAATTATTGACAGTATTAatcttatttttgtattttcttacaTGTTATACCattactgtatgttagtattctAGTAGGCATATTACATAAAACATTATTTTCCACCTCCCAATATGtgaaaaagcacatttctttcCTACAGTTGAACTACACCATCTAAAGGTTACCAAATATGCCATGCCAAACACTTAAACATTGTGTGAGGAGGGTGTTTTCTAGCCCTTGTTTCTTTGGTTTCTATGGCAATGGGCTGTATTTAAAAGCCCAGAATGTTATCTTTTTGTGATGTTTGCGGATGCCAATGTTGCCTGTATTTATGAAATGACACCATGTTTTCAGAAAACTAACATACTTATTAACATGTTTACAGAGAATTGTTtgctgtatatacatataaatatatatctttttatagtTAATGTGCTTTGCACAATCAAGATATAGGGTTTGTTGCTTTTTGTCTGTTATCTTCCTAACTGTTGCAGCCTTTTCTAAAGGCATCATTACAGACCGTGGACTGTAACTGTTAGCTTCTTGGCGGTGTCAAATGGTTTACTAGTGGCttctataaaataataaaaacatgttgcCCTGATAGAAGATATGAAGGGGGACTGTTTGGCTTATGTTGCTTTCTGTTCTCTTGAGCTGGCATCTGAATCTTTCCAAGTGTACCAGCAAtgcaaaaaatgaataaaaatgactaGCAATTCGAaggaagatgttttttttagctAAAAAGGAACTCACTTTTCTCTTTGAATTTTATATTCAAACTGTATTGTATGTTAAACTGTACTTTACTCCTGCTGGGAACTTTTTCAGACAAAATGATTTCAGAAATTGACACCCAACaatgtaaaacaaattaaaaacatttatatacatttcatacaaacaaataatatTTAGAATTTACAGGATTTATCCTCATAATATAGACCTTCAGTTTAACTGAATGAGAGCACCAGCAATCCCTTCTATCGTAAAATTCTCGATAATCTTTGTGATAAATATATTTTGCGTGACGTAAAATCATCCTCATCCAAAACGCCGCCGACGGGAGCTGACGTCATCACGTCGCACCGTGCCCGTTCCCTGCTGGCGTCGAAGCGGAGGTTTCGTTCGGTGTCGACTGCCAACAGAAACCACATCGTGTTAGAAACAGTCAACGGACCGCAGCAGTCAAGCGCGCGCTGTCCTCACGTGTGCAGGAGGAGGCCCGTTGTCCGGGCTGGCGTCGGCGATGGTCGCCAGATAGACGATGTTGCGGTGCAGGATCTGTTGATATCTGTTGAGGCGGAAGAGCAGCTGAAAGTACCCGCGAGGAAAAGAGACGCTGCTTTAAACCGGTGTGCATCAGACTCACTGCACGCACTCCACCGCGCGTCCTTTCTGCATGTATTCAGCGATGCATCGGATTAACTGGTCGTTCTCATCCAGCAACTGGGACGGACACAAAGAAAGAGCAGCGCGTCGGACGTCCAGTAGCTGATATGTTGATTCTTAACTTTGAAAACAGCAAAGTCTCTGAACGCAACAAATTAATGGTTCAACAACTAACAGCCTGAAATGGACACTGGTGTTCAGCGCGCGTGCCCCGTTGAAACAAACCGACTGATGACAATAACAACCAAACGAATGGTTACACTAGTGAAGTAACCACATTAGCTCGCGGCTAACGCTCGTCTCGTAGTTTAAGGTACTACGGGAATAATAATACCCGCTGCGTTGCATATTCTTTACGCTGTTTTACCCGCTGTATGGTTTCTTGGTTGATTTTCGCCTTTCCTCGCAGTTTCTTTGGCACAAAGACAATCGACATATTTGTGTTGCCGCTTGTTTATGTTTTCATCAAAGCGATactgctgcttctgctgcttcttcttcttatgtTTCTAACTTTCCGTCTTCTTCGTTCTCTTCCTCGATCAACGCACGCACTATCGCCATCTTCTGGAGGGTTTCAGTATAGCAAGTCGCTACGGCGCGCcaaatgtaaaacaatcatATCCGTtacaatcatatatatatatatacatgtaatatacaatatgtgtatatatgtatatacatgttttctatatacatatgtatgtgtatatatacacatacatatgtgtacatatacatatgtatacatatttagtatatatgtatatacagtatatgtatataatatatatgtatatacctatatatttgtgtatataaatatgtatctatatgtatatacagtatatatacataatatatatgtgtatatatttatgtttatatatatgtatatatattgtaaatatatcgtaggcgctacagagcactgtaagcccaaaccaccagacacacagaaacagcttCTTTCTACTGGCCGTCACTGTGATGAACAGCTAATCAGACACATCCACATACTTGCAccactttctctttttctttctgcacTAATATCCccattcattgtcactgttgttgttaatattgttttatattgtacatacatttGTGTTGCTATTCTGATGTCTtcaatgtcttgttttatatttatcctgttatttgtaaattaataaattacatgtatgtacaacgAGAGTGTACATGAAACCGGAATcaaattacatgtatgtgcacacatacatCGGCAATACAGCTAATCCTGATTCCAAATAGGGGTATATAAACCAGCCCCGCACACATCAGCAACGGTGACTCAACTCGGGTGAAATCAGACGCAGTTGTCA
Coding sequences within it:
- the LOC130192319 gene encoding granule associated Rac and RHOG effector protein 1-like, coding for MYCCSVQESKMDYKRRFLLGGSKQKVQQHQQYQMPELSRTLSASLASSCSASTPMGTGVGMPGSCHPPPSGATTAVADIQQGISKYLDALNVFCRASAFLTDLFSSVFRNSHYSKAAMQLKDVQEHVMEAASRLTAAIKPEIAKMLMELSAGAANFKDQNDFSLQDVEVLGRCFLTVMQVHFQFLSQALQKVQPVAQSCLAEALAQAQERCANARSQSSDLGSLNELEEASRSWKGAAQAMARLRERGRDGCLAGIQVQHLFCSNNTTIPEHQLKELNMKIDNALQAYKAALESLGHSEYALKAGFHLNPKAVEVALQSCCSEAEAQQAGRMQTTSQPIQCELPTIPLQIGSHFLKGVSFNESAAENLKLKTHTMLQLIKEALGQNGVTPRDDSPVTEVLNQVCPSSWRGACKTAVQLLFAQAGLVVVDTAQIENKEAYAPQITLEGSKVVVQVPSTWCLKEDPATMSLLQRSLDPEKTLGLVDVLYTAVFDINRWKERKDQALPTIQMQLQREIPDYGGQADLPPCTGSKTSSGLPKTISKLTSKFTKKVSSSSNSGGSYSIPSTPSRSMLTTSSSENKTKSLGHSDGRLQSILQMSSLSCTLDSSQQSQLANGLVSDDQGMNLPTDQEMQDVIDFLSGFNMGKSQQASPLVKRRNSVASANPAELKPPSGPPPTSQSISHSTIQPQGQTLPQPQPPPSVQKQQPQPQPPPPHQQQPPPPPQQTSPQALQYYQHLLQPISQQQQQQPPPPQQTPPQVLSQQRVASKWLVTSGQQPPPQGPPAGLSPLGPIGQWASPGLPDMSSDLYSLGLVSTYMDSVMSEMLGQKPQGPRNNTWPNRDQSEGVFGVLGDTLPFDPAVGSDPEFARYVAGVSQAMQQKRQVQHIRRPSNTRSNWPMPEEQHRTWSHPEYYSEGEAVNSSWSANQGDSASSSDETSSANGDSLFSMFSGPDLVAAVKQRRKHSCGEPEVCTLPSPQLHHITDDNQDSKTKTWPPKAPWQHSTHHNTMPNPSSSLYQMNIPPSSQWSDSMQMLQSPVWSTATDCSPSTGISSGFPFTQQQQQQQQQQQHKPMTKGFKSFPLKHEHRPSYLHQY
- the ss18l2 gene encoding SS18-like protein 2, producing MSIVFVPKKLRGKAKINQETIQRLLDENDQLIRCIAEYMQKGRAVECVQYQQILHRNIVYLATIADASPDNGPPPAHSTPNETSASTPAGNGHGAT